From Mytilus edulis chromosome 8, xbMytEdul2.2, whole genome shotgun sequence, one genomic window encodes:
- the LOC139486414 gene encoding transmembrane protein 272-like — protein MTMATEGAELKAAEAGAAPPSYVEAKDVAPPPSYDSLFGQLKQAKENSDGNVDFVKTCCGILVGSVACTVCLGIFLAIPIAMIAVGATYLHDCPAERMIPIYLIVAGVFNIVSNILMIIRGKVNKRKEGEEEKKSGAGPEQLINCFLFAWFIAGNVWVYRTYDAWQSSNSMLDNFCDPTLYYFSFWIITSTYIVLGVLLVICLAVCICMCICGKKE, from the exons ATG acaatggctacagaaggggcaGAACTGAAGGCAGCAGAAGCTGGAGCCGCTCCACCCTCGTACGTCGAGGCAAAAG ATGTAGCTCCTCCACCATCTTACGACTCTCTTTTTGGACAGCTAAAACAAGCGAAGGAAAATTCAGATGGAAATGTTGATTTTGTCAAGACATGCTGTGGAATTCTAGTAGGTTCTG ttgCATGTACTGTCTGTTTAGGGATATTCTTAGCGATTCCAATAGCTATGATTGCTGTGG GAGCTACCTATTTACATGACTGTCCGGCAGAGAGGATGATCCCTATATACCTGATTGTAGCAGGAGTGTTTAACATTGTTTCAAACATACTCATGATCATCCGGGGGAAGGTCAATAAACGGAAGGAAGGGGAGGAAGAGAAAAAGTCAGGCGCAGGACCGGAACAACTTATCAACTGTTTCTTGTTTGCTTGGTTCATTGCAG GTAATGTATGGGTTTACAGAACGTACGATGCCTGGCAAAGCAGTAACTCCATGTTAGATAACTTCTGCGATCCAACGCTGTATTACTTTTCATTCTGGATAATAACTTCTACTTATATCGTGTTGGGAGTGTTGCTAGTTATATGTCTTGCTGTTTGTATTTGCATGTGTATCTGTGGCAAGAAGGAATAA